The sequence GCTTCGATGACCTGGAGATTGTTCCCAACGAGCCCGTGCCCGTGGCGGACCCGAATGACACGGGCGTCACGTCCTGTCTCAACTACCACTGAGGCCGGAGACTCATACACGGTGGGCCCTGTGAGCCCTTGTCGATGAGCATCATCAAGGACTCATGGGCAGAAGACCCTGCGCGCCCCACGCTGTTGCGCAGGAATCTCCACAATGCGTTATGCACAGCCTGTGACCTGCTGACACTGTCACATTGGTGGCTCTGGTCAGAGGGTCAATGGAGCAGGGGGATGGCGACCACGAATCATCCAATGCACAAGTGTGTGCACATGGCTTTGCAGCGCATTGCCACGGAGTACCCTGCCTCTGCAACTGACACTGAAGACATCCCAGAACCATTTGGTGACCCAGTTGCCCGTGCGATTTGGGGTAATCGGGCCATGAATGATCGGTACGCCAGCAGACCTGAATGCACGCGTCAAGCATCGAGCTGGAATGTAAACGTACCCAAGTCTTTTCATGAGTTCGATGTAACGCATGGCTTCGCACTGGCGGCCAGTATGGCGAGCAGGCGGACCCACAAAGCCGCAAACGTCGCAGATGTTTGTTTTCACTAGATTGCCCCCGCCTCTGATTCAAAGTCACCTAGTTCTGCTGGGGCTTCGTCGATGTCAATGAATGCCTCTAATTTCTGGTAGAGTCCGGAGAGGTCGAACTGGTTCGATGTTCCCTCTCGCGGTATGCGCTTGATGTAGCCGACGCTCTCAAGGCTCTGGCACAGTTTGCGGACGTTGCGCTCGGTGCATCCCATCAACTTGGCGAGCCGTGAGACTGCCGGAAACGGAGCTTTGCGTGTCCACTTGAAGGAGACCAAGTGAATCAGGAGCATCGCCTCTGCTGCTGTGATGTTTAATTTCGAGTAGTTCGCGAGGAATGTAGTGGATACCGATGTGAACCCCTTTGTAGCGATGAGAGGGGTCCAACGCTCGGACAGCGCATACTTGGGTATCTTGGATACACGACCAGCCACGGGCGTCCCCCATTCAGCCGCAGTGTTCGCGGCAGAGAGCAGAGGCTGATTCAGAGGCTGTGTCGCTGGCGAAGCCCTTCAGCCGACAGAACCGGACCCTGCAGGTTATAGGCTTCGAAAGTAGGTGGGGGCTCGGAAGGGGCGCAAGCTTGGGGATGCAGGAGGTTGCCGCCAACCGTCCCTAATTAGTCGGCAGCGTGCCTGAGTATCAGGAAGAGACCTCATGCCCTGCCTTGGAGTCTGAAGCCCGCCTCGCAGCGCGGGGGGCTTTCATACGGCAAAGCATGGTTCTTGCGGTAAAAGATACCGGTGGGGATTTCTCCCCACCGGTGCCTGCAATCGGCAGTTGTGCTGCCGGCCGAAGGTCTTCGCCAAGCCCATTTATAACAACAGGGGATCCACACGACGACTGGGAAATTTTGGAACTGTGATTCCGCCCCCGACTGAAATCTGGTTCCACCTCCCCCGGAACAGGGTTTCCGCCGAAGCAGAAGCAGTCATAAATAAAAACCCTGGGGGACCCTTCGTAAGGGCCCCCCAGGGCCTTAAGTTCTAAGCAGAGTAAAAGACCCCGGAACAACTTTTCCGAGAAGAGCCAGTCGGCAGCATCAACCGTCGTTCAGTCACGCTTCGGAGCGAGCTTCTGGAGCGCCCTGCTGGCCTCGTCGTGGCCACAGCTCCCGCTGCCGAGGAGCTTCTTCTCACGCGGCTGCTCGGTGACACGGGTGAGGGCGGGGACGGCATCGTCGTCTCCCAGCGCCTCCAGCCTCACCGCCGCCTGCGCACGGACGCCGCAGTCCTTGGCCTCCAGCGCGTTGATGTACGCGTGCACCAGGTCCACGCCGTCCGTCGTCTTCGCGAACTCCAGGTAGCGCAGCGCGCCCCACTGCTTCGGCGAGTACGGCTCCTCGGCGAGGTCATCGAAGTGGCTGACGACGCGCTCCTTCGGGAAGCGGCTGATGAGCTTCGCCACGGTGTCGCTCTCGTCCCGGGTGTAATCCTCCGCGAGCCCGTCCAGGACGCGCTCGTTCACCTTCTCCCGCATGGCTTCGTCCATCCGCGAGAGGAGGGCGTGCTCGCTCCGGTGCGAGTTCTGCGCGTGGTAGACGGCCGCGCGCGCCCACTGCCACGCCGGCTCCTTCTGGTCCTCGTCCGGCACCGCATCCAACAGCTTCCGGGCGTCGTCCTTCTTGCCCTCGTCGAGCAACGCCATCGCGCGCACGGGCGGGGAGTTTCGGTGTACCTCCCAGGCAATGCCCACGCCCGCCAGCACCAGCATGCCCACGAGGATGGCTTGCAGGCGCGGGCTGCGACGCACCGCCATGACTCCCGCGGCCAGCCGCTCCTTCATGGGCACGGCCTTCAGGCGCGCGCCGAGCGGAGCCAGCGCTCCCGTCACCCGGCCCAGCAGCGAGCCCATGCCACCCGATGCCGTGAAGCGGTCTCCGTAGGGCGGGCCTTCCGCCGCTCGCTGGCAGCGGTAGAGCTGGAGCTGCTCCTCGCGGCCGGGGAGGGGGATGGTGCCGCACGGCTCGGCGGTGGCCTCGGCGCGGTTGCGCGCGAGATTCACCGCCTCCGTGAAGGTGACTTCGTCGGCGGAGGCCACGTGCTCCACCGACTCCACCACCTCCATGGGCTCGCCCAGCACCGTGTCGGCGGTGACGAGCACCTCGCCCGCGTGCAGGCACACGCGCACGTGGAGCTGCGCCTCCGGCGGCACCGTCTGGTTGTGCCGCCACAGCCGGTCCTGCATGGCCATGCCGCACAGCACTCCCGCCGTGGGGGAGCGGAACACCACCAGCAGCGCGTCTCCGCGCTTCTGAATCAGGCGGCCCTCGTGCTCCTTCACCAGCGGCATCAACATCCGGTCATGCGTCTCCAGCATCCGCGCGTTCTCTTCGTGCGTCTGCCGGCTGGTGCGCTCGGTGAAGCCCTGGATGTCGGTGAGCATCACCGTCAGGTTCTGCGGCTTCACCACCGACGTGCTGCCCGACACCGACGCCACGCTGCCGGACTGCCTCGCCCCGAAGGCCGCCGTACCCGTGCGCATCGCCACGGATGGCACTGACGGGGCCTGCCCCGCGCCGAACGCCGCGGTGCCACTGCCCTGCGCCGCCGGAGCGCCACCCGCGAAGGCGGCCGTTCCGCTGGGGCCCGCGGGCTGCGTCTCAACTCCGCCGAAGACAGCGGTGCCGGACGACGGCGTGGCACCGTGGGGCGTGTAGATGGGCGTGCCCAGGCCGGGCGTGAAGGCGGAGAGCGCCGAGTGCGCCGCGGCCAGCGCGTCCGCCAGTTCGTGCGCGTTCTGCGGACGCTTCGCCGGGTCCTTCTCCAGCAGGCGCATCACCAGCGACAGCAACCCCACGTAGCGCGACAGCGACGGCGCCGCCCTGTCCAGCGGCAGCGGCGCGTGCGACGCGTGCTGCGCGAGGAAGTGGCGCGGCGAGGGCCCATCGAAGGGCAGCCGCCCGGCCAGCACGCGGTACATCAACACGCCGAAGGAGTAGAGGTCGCTGCGCGTGTCCACCTTCGCGCCCACGGCCTGCTCCGGAGAGAGGTACTCCGGCGTACCCAGCACCACGCCCACCTGACTGACGGCGCTGCCGGCCTCGGGCTCCACCAGCCGCGCGATGCCGAAGTCCAACAGCCGCGCCTGCTCTCCGCGCGCGCCCGGGGAGATGAAGACGTTCTCCGGCTTCAAGTCACGGTGGATGATGCCCTTGTCGTGGATGGCGGCCAGCCCCTCCGCGAGCTGCTGGAGCAGCGGCAGCGCGCGACCCGGTGGCATGGGGCCGGGGACGAGGACGTCGTAGAGGCTCTGGCCCTCGACGAACTCCATGACGAGGCAGGCGTTGTCGCCGGACTCGCCGAAGTCGACGATGTGCACCACCGCCGGGTGCTCCACGGCGGAGAGGAGGCGGGCCTCGCGCTTGAAGCGCTCGGCCATGCCGGCCTGGGCGTGCAGGTCCTGATGAAGCACCTTGATGGCGACCTTGCGGCCCAGGGAGACCTGCTCGCCGAGGTACACCTCGCCCATGCCACCCGAGCCCAGCGGTCGGAGGACCCGGAAGCGACCTTCGAGGACGAGGGAGTCGGGGGCCAGCACTTCAGACGCATATAGTCCGACTCCCGGCCAGGGTGCATGTCGTTCCTGCACACTGCGCCGACGCAGGTATCACGCCTCGTTGCCTGCTCCACAAGCGGGGGGATTGTCAGAAATTTCGAGGGCTTGGGGGGCGTGGTAGCGTCTGTCCTCCCGCGATGGCCAACGAAAGCGACTCCACCAAGCCCGCCGCGGCGCAGGAAGCGCGCGCCGCCGCACCCGAGCTGCGCCTGCTGGACCGCAGGGCGTTCGTGGGCTTCCCGGCGTTGGAGGTGCTGCCGGGCCTGCGCATCTCCGACTTCGCGCTCCAGATTCCCGACGTCAGCTTCCCCTTCAACGTCAGTGCGGGGCCCACGCGCTACCAGCGCAAGAAGCTGCTCTTCGGCTTCCTGGAGCTGTCCGTCGACGCGGACCTGGTGACGCGCAAGGTGGCGGAGCTGGCCGGGCGGCTCGCCGGCATCGAAGAGCTGCGGCTGCACTTCCGCCCCGGCTACCTCGAGGGCCAGGGCCGGCTGCCCGCGCCGGAGCGCACGCCCTTCACCTTCAAGGTGGCCTTCGACGCGGACGGGGAGAAGCTCGCCGTCTACCTGTACGACGTGCGGCTGTATGGGTTCTCTTCGACTCCGTCGGTGCAGGTGCCCGGGTTGCTCGCCACCGCGGTGGGGGCGCTGGGACTGGTGCCGGACGTGGAGGTGCGCGGGGCCACCGGTTTCTCCACGCGCGTGTTGCCCGCGCTGTGCCAGCTCGCGGCGGTGAGCCGGGGCTACAAGATGCCCGCGCTGGACACCGCGCGCCTGTCCGCCGCCGAGGTGTCCAGCACCGGCCTGCGCCTGCGCTTCGCCGCGGGAGGCCTGCCTCCGCCGGCCGCTCCGGACGAGGAGCTGATGCTCGCGCTGGAGGGCGCTCGCGCCTTCGCGGACGCGGAAGGACTGATTGCCCAGGGCCGCCTCGCCGAAGCGCGGCAGGCGTACCTCCAGGCCGGTGACGCGCAGGACGCGCACCCGTTCGCCGCCGAGCGGCTCTTGTCGCTCATGGTGGCGGACCCGCAGGCGCATGACCTGGCGCTGGATGTCGCGGCCACGTTGCAGCGCCGCAGGGACCGCAGCCCCGCGGCCCTCTGGGGCGAGGCTGTGGTGCGCGAGCGTCGCGGTGAAGGGGCTCGCGCGGCGGAGCGCTATCTCGCGCTGTGCGCGCTGGCCCGCCGCACGTCGGAGGAGGCCGCGGCCTTCTATGCCGCAGAGGCCGCTGCGCGTTGCTCGCGCGACACCGCGCCGCAGGTGGCGGTGAAGGCGCTGCACGAGCTGCTGGGCCTCAAGCCGGACCACCTGCCTTCGCTCAAGGCGCTGGCTCGCGCTTCCGACCAGGCGCGTGACAGGGCCGGCGCGGTGCGGGCGTACCGCCGGCTCGCGGCGCTCGCGAGAGACCCGGCCGAGGCCGCCGACGCGCACGTCCACCTCGCGCGGCTGTGCGCGCAGACGGAGGACGACGTCGCCGGTGCGCGCCTGCACTGCGAGGCCGCGCTGCGGCTGGCGCCGGACCATCCGGATGCGCTGCTGCTCCTCGGTGAGCTGTGCCATCGCGGTGGTGAGCACCTGCGCGCGCTGAAGGCGTTGGACCGGCTGCGTGAAGTGGCCATGGCCCGGCACGAGCTGGACCGCGTAGGCCATGCGGACCTGCTCGCGGGCCGCGTGTGGGACGAGGGACTGAAGCAGCCGGACAACGCGCTCTTGCGCTTCCGCGAGGCGGTATCGCTGCTGCCCGGCGAGCCGGAGCCGCTGTTCGCCGCCGCGCGCGTGGCGGAGGGGCTGGGGCGCTTGCAGGAGGCGCTCGCCGGCTACCAGCAGGCGTTGGAGTTGGCGGGCCCGGCTCCGCGCTCGGAAGGGGTGCGCCATGCCGCGCACGCCAGCCACCACGCGCTGGCGCGGCTGTACCGCACGCGGCTGGGAGACCCGGCGCGCTCTCGCGAGCACCTGGAGGCCGCGCTGGCGTTGGACCCGCGCGACGCGGTGGCGCTCGAGGAACTGATTCCGTACTTCCGCGCCACCGGCCGCTCGCAGGAGTTGGCCGAGGCGGTGGAGAAGGCCGCCGCGCTCCAGGAGGAGCCGGGCAAGCGCGCCGCGCTTTGGGCCGAGGCCGGTGAGTTGTACCGGGGCAAGCTCCAGCAGCCGGAGAAGGCCGAGCGCCTGTTGCTGCTCGCGCTCGAAGCGGACAGCGACCACCGGGCCGCGCTGGAGTCGCTGCTCGCGCTGGCCGAGGCGCGGCGCGACGGTTCGCTGCTGACGCGCTGCCTGTCCTCGCTGGCGCGGCTGGCCACGGACTTGAAGGACCGCGCGCAGAAGTACCGCCGCCTCGCGGTGGCCGCGCGCGACCTCGCCTTCGATTTGGACCTCGCGGTGCACGCGCTCCAGGAGGTGCTGCGCGCGGAGCCGGATGACCTGCCCGCGCTGGGCGAGCT comes from Pyxidicoccus parkwaysis and encodes:
- a CDS encoding helix-turn-helix domain-containing protein — its product is MAGRVSKIPKYALSERWTPLIATKGFTSVSTTFLANYSKLNITAAEAMLLIHLVSFKWTRKAPFPAVSRLAKLMGCTERNVRKLCQSLESVGYIKRIPREGTSNQFDLSGLYQKLEAFIDIDEAPAELGDFESEAGAI
- a CDS encoding protein kinase domain-containing protein, translated to MLAPDSLVLEGRFRVLRPLGSGGMGEVYLGEQVSLGRKVAIKVLHQDLHAQAGMAERFKREARLLSAVEHPAVVHIVDFGESGDNACLVMEFVEGQSLYDVLVPGPMPPGRALPLLQQLAEGLAAIHDKGIIHRDLKPENVFISPGARGEQARLLDFGIARLVEPEAGSAVSQVGVVLGTPEYLSPEQAVGAKVDTRSDLYSFGVLMYRVLAGRLPFDGPSPRHFLAQHASHAPLPLDRAAPSLSRYVGLLSLVMRLLEKDPAKRPQNAHELADALAAAHSALSAFTPGLGTPIYTPHGATPSSGTAVFGGVETQPAGPSGTAAFAGGAPAAQGSGTAAFGAGQAPSVPSVAMRTGTAAFGARQSGSVASVSGSTSVVKPQNLTVMLTDIQGFTERTSRQTHEENARMLETHDRMLMPLVKEHEGRLIQKRGDALLVVFRSPTAGVLCGMAMQDRLWRHNQTVPPEAQLHVRVCLHAGEVLVTADTVLGEPMEVVESVEHVASADEVTFTEAVNLARNRAEATAEPCGTIPLPGREEQLQLYRCQRAAEGPPYGDRFTASGGMGSLLGRVTGALAPLGARLKAVPMKERLAAGVMAVRRSPRLQAILVGMLVLAGVGIAWEVHRNSPPVRAMALLDEGKKDDARKLLDAVPDEDQKEPAWQWARAAVYHAQNSHRSEHALLSRMDEAMREKVNERVLDGLAEDYTRDESDTVAKLISRFPKERVVSHFDDLAEEPYSPKQWGALRYLEFAKTTDGVDLVHAYINALEAKDCGVRAQAAVRLEALGDDDAVPALTRVTEQPREKKLLGSGSCGHDEASRALQKLAPKRD